A single Panthera tigris isolate Pti1 chromosome A3, P.tigris_Pti1_mat1.1, whole genome shotgun sequence DNA region contains:
- the LOC102962673 gene encoding vomeromodulin-like, whose protein sequence is MLTLWALVFTLTVQARELDLQNPSLLLRNLPQLALEVTKKAPLDLPPGPLFRSAPKDSPSKKHPTRTPGGRCLPVARYFMSSSKLEEYLNATLPPQIEKMLMCEEIDLAGVLGTVISTLSNSNLLSVLDLTSSLNIPGSDVLGGILGKESGGQSPKLPLSLLSTATDALNIQETLGRLLPTGAEKNPVKGLVNTLDLPNLPQPLNDIVNQAGKLTESTEGVLNSLVPVGVSDAVTGLLRNADLAELLLGLNVQEVTVESMTSTMTGDGILVSTTTTAFVGGKGLAGPVVSLLGYQVHSDITLKIGISTNNTQCINLQVQDKDIKFKKVTLQVVETVTNTLPVPLPLDHIVSQVLTVAMKEKLQEVESCDIDLSDFSKCKNSTDLFKYNVKSSRTSAQGLSVFYCAKAFFNKYIVPVPGSPLPPDPRNANISLTLSHKLLTVIITLSVKQSSTKMNNLAASITKIAYFFKSGNQLQVTLWITVEKDGENFTTMERTSIISHDSKISKDKLIPDFKIMSSEDKVTPSEAEAEVQDILLEVLKKFLSALNELTSAWNVPPGLTSNPLTNAKVKVLKLNDLQAAN, encoded by the exons ATGCTGACCCTCTGGGCCTTGGTCTTCACACTGACTGTCCAGGCAAGAGAACTTGACCTGCAGAATCCATCTTTGCTGCTGAGAAATCTCCCTCAATTAGCCCTTGAGGTCACCAAAAAAGCCCCTCTCGATCTGCCACCCGGACCACTGTTCAGAAGTGCCCCAAAAGATTCTCCATCTAAGAAACATCCAACTAGGACCCCAGGAGGCAGGTGTCTACCAGTGGCCAGGTACTTCATGTCTAGCAGCAAACTCGAAGAAT ATCTGAACGCCACGCTGCCCCCACAGATTGAGAAGATGCTGATGTGTGAGGAGATAGATCTAGCTGGTGTGCTTGGGACAGTGATATCTACGTTGTCTAACTCCAACCTACTGTCTGTGTTAGACCTCACTTCATCCCTCAACATACCTGGAAGTGATGTTCTTGGTGGTATCCTGGGCAAGGAAAGTGGTGGCCAGTCCCCAAAGCTCCCACTGTCATTGCTCTCAACAGCCACTGATGCCCTCAATATCCAAGAGACTCTGGGCAGACTACTACCCACTGGTGCAGAGAAGAATCCTGTAAAAGGACTTGTCAACACCCTTGACCTCCCAAATCTCCCCCAGCCTCTGAATGATATCGTTAACCAAGCCGGCAAGCTCACAGAATCCACCGAGGGTGTGCTGAACAGTCTAGTGCCAGTAGGTGTTAGTGATGCAGTCACAGGCCTGCTGAGAAATGCTGACCTAGCAGAACTCTTACTGGG ATTAAATGTTCAAGAAGTGACTGTGGAGAGTATGACATCAACCATGACAGGTGATGGGATCCTCGTCTCTACCACAACTACCGCCTTCGTAGGTGGAAAAGG CCTAGCAGGACCTGTAGTCAGCCTACTGGGATATCAAGTACACAGCGATATAACTCTGAAAATTGGCATTTCCACGAACAATACCCAATGCATCAACCTCCAAGTCCAGGACAAGGACATCAAGTTCAAGAAAGTGACCCTTCAAGTAGTGGAAAC GGTCACAAATACTTTGCCAGTGCCTCTGCCTTTGGACCATATCGTTTCTCAAGTGTTGACAGTAGCTATGAAAGAGAAG CTTCAAGAAGTAGAATCGTGTGACATTGATCTCAGTGATTTCAGCAAATGCAAGAACT CTACTGACTTGTTCAAGTACAACGTTAAGAGTTCCAGGACTTCTGCACAAGGTCTTTCAGTCTTCTACTGT GCTAAAGCcttctttaacaaatatatagTCCCTGTACCTGGAAGTCCCCTTCCACCAGATCCTAGAAATGCCAACATTTCCCTAACTCTGTCCCATAAATTGCTCACCGTTATCATCACACTGAGTGTCAAGCAGAGCTCCACCAAG ATGAATAACCTGGCTGCAAGCATCACCAAAATAGCCTACTTCTTCAAGTCAGGCAACCAACTCCAAGTCACCTTGTGGATTACCGTGGAAAAGGATGGTGAGAATTTTACTACCATGGAAAGG ACCTCAATCATCTCCCATGACAGCAAGATCTCAAAAGACAAATTGATACCAGACTTTAAGATTATGAG CTCTGAAGACAAGGTGACACCCTCTGAGGCT GAAGCAGAAGTGCAAGATATATTGCTTGAGGTTCTGAAGAAATTTTTGTCTGCCCTTAATG aACTGACAAGTGCATGGAATGTTCCTCCAGGACTAACCTCAAATCCTCTAACCAATGCCAAGGTTAAAGTACTTAAATTG AACGATCTTCAGGCAGCAAACTAA